A stretch of the Taeniopygia guttata chromosome 3, bTaeGut7.mat, whole genome shotgun sequence genome encodes the following:
- the PPIL4 gene encoding peptidyl-prolyl cis-trans isomerase-like 4 isoform X1: MAVLLETTVGDLVIDLYTEERPRACLNFLKLCKVKYYNYCLIYNVQRDFIIQTGDPMGTGRGGESIFCQLYGDQARFFEAEKVPRIKHKKKGTVSMVNNGSDQHGSQFLITTGENLDYLDGVHTVFGEVTEGMDVLKTINETFVDKDFIPYQDIRINHTVILDDPFDDPPGLCIPDRSPEPTKEQLDSGRIGADEEIDDMKGRSAEEIEEVQAEKEAKTRAILLEMVGDLPDADIKPPENVLFVCKLNPVTTGEDLEIIFSRFGPIKSCEVIRDWKTGESLCYAFIEFEKEDDCEKAYFKMDNVLIDDRRIHVDFSQSVAKIKWKGKGGRYTKEDFKDYEKERDKPSKFALKEKAKPKQDAKYDLVLDEDVEESHTSQSHLAKKQKKKKHHHSEDEDDDKRTKKSKDSDRKHEECCRERSKSEKKDRHRSRSRSQERDYTYSRQKDKYREDSRVRDWDKKADRSRSPKKSKDKERSKYR; this comes from the exons ATGGCGGTGCTGCTGGAGACCACGGTGGGCGACCTGGTCATCGACCTGTACACGGAGGAGCGGCCCCGCG CTTGTCTGAATTTCCTGAAGCTCTGCAAAGTCAAGTATTACAACTATTGTCTTATTTATAATGTACAG AGGGATTTTATTATACAAACTGGTGACCCCATGGGAACTGGTCGTGGAGGAGAATCCATATTTTG TCAACTGTATGGTGATCAAGCAAGATTTTTTGAGGCAGAAAAAGTGCCAAGAATCAAGCACAAGAAGAAGGGAACTGTGTCAATGGTGAACAACGGCAGTGAtcagcatggatcacag TTCCTCATTACCACAGGGGAAAACCTGGATTACCTTGATGGTGTACATACAGTATTTGGAGAAGTGACAGAAGGCATGGATGTATTGAAGACAATTAATGAAACCTTTGTAGATAAGGATTTTATCCCATATCAAGATATCAG GATAAATCATACAGTAATTTTAGATGATCCCTTTGATGATCCACCTGGCTTGTGCATTCCTGACCGCTCACCGGAACCTACAAAGGAACAGCTCGAC aGTGGCAGAATAGGAGCAGATGAAGAAATTGATGACATGAAAGGACGGTCTGCAGAAGAAATAGAAGAAGTTCaggcagaaaaagaagcaaaaactCGTGCCATTCTTCTGGAAATG GTGGGAGACTTGCCAGATGCAGACATCAAGCCACCAGAAAATGTCCTTTTTGTTTGTAAACTGAATCCTGTGACCACAGGTGAAGACCTGGAGATTATATTTTCACGATTTGGTCCCATTAAAAG CTGTGAAGTGATCCGAGACTGGAAGACTGGTGAATCTCTTTGTTATGCTTTCATTGAGTTTGAAAAG GAGGACGACTGCGAGAAAGCCTACTTCAAGATGGACAATGTGCTGATAGATGACAGACGGATACATGTGGATTTTAGCCAATCTGTTGCAAAGATTAAATGGAAGGGAAAAG GTGGGCGGTATACCAAGGAAGATTTCAAGGACTATGAGAAGGAACGTGACAAACCTTCAAAATTTGCTCTGAAAGAAAAGGCCAAACCAAAGCAAGA TGCCAAGTATGACCTTGTACTGGATGAGGATGTAGAAGAGTCTCACACAAGTCAGTCGCACTTGGCtaaaaaacagaagaagaaaaagcaccaCCACTCCGAAGATGAGGATGATGACAAGAGGACCAAAAAATCTAAG GATTCTGACCGGAAGCACGAAgagtgctgcagggagaggagcaagAGTGAGAAGAAAGACCGGCATCGGAGCCGCAGCCGCTCTCAGGAGAGAGATTACACTTACAGCAGGCAAAAGGACAAATACAGAGAAGACAGCCGAGTAAGAGACTGGGATAAAAAAGCAGACAGAAGCAGAAGTCCTAAGAAATCAAAAGACAAAGAGAGATCCAAATACAGAtga
- the PPIL4 gene encoding peptidyl-prolyl cis-trans isomerase-like 4 isoform X2 codes for MYSQLYGDQARFFEAEKVPRIKHKKKGTVSMVNNGSDQHGSQFLITTGENLDYLDGVHTVFGEVTEGMDVLKTINETFVDKDFIPYQDIRINHTVILDDPFDDPPGLCIPDRSPEPTKEQLDSGRIGADEEIDDMKGRSAEEIEEVQAEKEAKTRAILLEMVGDLPDADIKPPENVLFVCKLNPVTTGEDLEIIFSRFGPIKSCEVIRDWKTGESLCYAFIEFEKEDDCEKAYFKMDNVLIDDRRIHVDFSQSVAKIKWKGKGGRYTKEDFKDYEKERDKPSKFALKEKAKPKQDAKYDLVLDEDVEESHTSQSHLAKKQKKKKHHHSEDEDDDKRTKKSKDSDRKHEECCRERSKSEKKDRHRSRSRSQERDYTYSRQKDKYREDSRVRDWDKKADRSRSPKKSKDKERSKYR; via the exons ATGTACAG TCAACTGTATGGTGATCAAGCAAGATTTTTTGAGGCAGAAAAAGTGCCAAGAATCAAGCACAAGAAGAAGGGAACTGTGTCAATGGTGAACAACGGCAGTGAtcagcatggatcacag TTCCTCATTACCACAGGGGAAAACCTGGATTACCTTGATGGTGTACATACAGTATTTGGAGAAGTGACAGAAGGCATGGATGTATTGAAGACAATTAATGAAACCTTTGTAGATAAGGATTTTATCCCATATCAAGATATCAG GATAAATCATACAGTAATTTTAGATGATCCCTTTGATGATCCACCTGGCTTGTGCATTCCTGACCGCTCACCGGAACCTACAAAGGAACAGCTCGAC aGTGGCAGAATAGGAGCAGATGAAGAAATTGATGACATGAAAGGACGGTCTGCAGAAGAAATAGAAGAAGTTCaggcagaaaaagaagcaaaaactCGTGCCATTCTTCTGGAAATG GTGGGAGACTTGCCAGATGCAGACATCAAGCCACCAGAAAATGTCCTTTTTGTTTGTAAACTGAATCCTGTGACCACAGGTGAAGACCTGGAGATTATATTTTCACGATTTGGTCCCATTAAAAG CTGTGAAGTGATCCGAGACTGGAAGACTGGTGAATCTCTTTGTTATGCTTTCATTGAGTTTGAAAAG GAGGACGACTGCGAGAAAGCCTACTTCAAGATGGACAATGTGCTGATAGATGACAGACGGATACATGTGGATTTTAGCCAATCTGTTGCAAAGATTAAATGGAAGGGAAAAG GTGGGCGGTATACCAAGGAAGATTTCAAGGACTATGAGAAGGAACGTGACAAACCTTCAAAATTTGCTCTGAAAGAAAAGGCCAAACCAAAGCAAGA TGCCAAGTATGACCTTGTACTGGATGAGGATGTAGAAGAGTCTCACACAAGTCAGTCGCACTTGGCtaaaaaacagaagaagaaaaagcaccaCCACTCCGAAGATGAGGATGATGACAAGAGGACCAAAAAATCTAAG GATTCTGACCGGAAGCACGAAgagtgctgcagggagaggagcaagAGTGAGAAGAAAGACCGGCATCGGAGCCGCAGCCGCTCTCAGGAGAGAGATTACACTTACAGCAGGCAAAAGGACAAATACAGAGAAGACAGCCGAGTAAGAGACTGGGATAAAAAAGCAGACAGAAGCAGAAGTCCTAAGAAATCAAAAGACAAAGAGAGATCCAAATACAGAtga